One window of the Trifolium pratense cultivar HEN17-A07 linkage group LG2, ARS_RC_1.1, whole genome shotgun sequence genome contains the following:
- the LOC123904554 gene encoding FBD-associated F-box protein At5g56370-like, giving the protein MDEVSPSRFPSLKTLHLNDILFNKNSDFMLFLDGCPVLENLEISFIYIKSINQSDFEHFESSSSLTKLNKAYIEGCGCHFPMKLLSYLEFLHIQLSKDIYTTDVYDFPTFHNLTHLVLQCDWDIVVQVLQHCPKLQNFELYQNLLDRRKNDEENWADSDFVPDCLSLNLTTCTIRDFAFADLQSHIMLAGFILKNARVLETMTIWCSRELSEIERQLSACPRASATCQLYFYFQFVDDIYYKDI; this is encoded by the exons ATGGATGAAGTTTCTCCTTCTAGATTTCCCTCACTCAAAACCTTACATTTGAATGATAtcttgtttaataaaaattcagatTTTATGCTGTTTCTAGATGGATGTCCGGTTCTTGAAaatctagaaatatcttttatataCATCAAGTCTATTAATCAAAGTGATTTTGAACACTTTGAAAGCAGCTCAAGCTTAACAAAGTTGAACAAAGCATATATTGAAGGCTGCGGTTGCCACTTTCCGATGAAACTGCTTTCATATTTGGAGTTTCTTCACATACAACTTTCAAAG GATATTTACACAACTGACGTATATGATTTTCCTACATTCCATAATTTGACACACTTGGTGCTCCAATGTGATTGGGATATAGTTGTACAAGTTCTCCAACACTGCCCTAAGCTTCAAAATTTTGAACTTTATCAG AACTTACTCGATCGCCGgaaaaatgatgaagaaaattGGGCAGATTCAGACTTTGTTCCAGATTGCCTTTCATTAAACCTTACGACTTGCACTATTCGGGACTTTGCATTTGCAGACCTACAGAGTCACATTATGTTAGCAGgatttattttgaagaatgcaAGAGTTTTAGAAACCATGACAATCTGGTGCAGCAGGGAACTGTCCGAAATAGAAAGACAGTTATCTGCATGTCCAAGGGCTTCTGCAACATGtcaactttatttttattttcaatttgtcGATGACATATATTATAAGGATATATAA